In Osmia bicornis bicornis chromosome 1, iOsmBic2.1, whole genome shotgun sequence, the following proteins share a genomic window:
- the LOC123988209 gene encoding uncharacterized protein LOC123988209 codes for MISEAWSEVTCSNIRNCWNKIISKTDEEEEQEEEGNLVPEMQQLLTSISEHNVTSEEVEEYLNECSEEGETYSRKIDDTDESRDKTRMKKGLKTRMKKEKNHGKKNRKKKATNVTEHKNVGSQ; via the coding sequence ATGATTAGTGAAGCTTGGAGCGAAGTGACATGCAGTAACATCAGAAATTGTTGGAACAAAATCATTTCAAAAacagatgaagaagaagaacaagaagaggaaggaaacCTTGTACCTGAAATGCAACAACTTTTGACGAGCATTTCGGAGCATAATGTAACCTCCGAAGAAGTTGAAGAATATTTGAACGAGTGTAGTGAGGAGGGAGAAACATATTCAAGAAAGATTGATGATACGGACGAAAGCAGGGACAAAACAAGGATGAAGAAAGGGTTGAAGACAAGgatgaagaaagagaagaaccATGGGAAGAAAAACAGGAAGAAGAAAGCAACGAATGTGACAGAACACAAGAACGTGGGATCCCAGTAA